The DNA sequence GATATTCGCCTGGGGCGCACCGGCGTTACGCTCTACCCCTACGGCGCCACCGACTTCGGCCGCCACCACCAGCTCAATCTGCGGGTGGGCTACCGGCTTCCGCTGGGCAGGCACTAATTGCCCAGGGCAACGCCCTTGCCGCTTAGCCCACCAGCCGCCGCCACAGCCAGAGCAGCACGCTCACCAGCACACTCACCACCAGCATGGAAACCAGCGGCGCGTAGAAGCGGAAGCCCGGCCGCTCGACGCGGATGTCGCCGGGCAGGCGGCCAAACCAGCCCAGCAGGCTGCCGCCGCCCAGCCACAGCACGGCCCCCAGCACCACGAGGCCCAGGCCCGCCAGCACGAGCAGCTTACCGAGTTGCGGAGTCATGGGCGGTTGGTTGTAGCGTTGAGGAAGTAGAAACTGTACGGCTCATCGCCAATACGGAATACTGAGCACCAGGGCCGCCACTACCGCCGCGTACAGGCCCAGGGCCAGCCACTCCTCCCGGTTGCTGAAGTTGTAGGCAAACCGCCGCACGGCCGCCTGCTGCAACTGAATGGAGAAGTAGAGCCCCGCCGTAGTCAGCAGCAGGCCCACCCACTGCGGCACGGCGGGGCGCAACAGCAGCAGCATCATGCCCACAATCGGCAGCAGCCCGACGAGGTAGCCCAGAAAGCGCGCCCTGAACAGCGCCCCGGCCGGCGGGGGCGGCGGGAGCTTCGGTGGAAGCTGGGGTTTCGGTGGGCGTTTGGGCATGGGCGTTTGGCTAAGTTACTTGTTATCAAACACCGGCTCAATCCGCCCTTCCCCATTTACCTGCAAAGCCGCCTCGTAGCGGTTACCGGTTTTGGTCGACACGAAGCCGCGGATGACGCCGGTTTTGCCCTTGCGCAGCAACTGGTTCATCTGGGTTTCGGTCAGGGTTTTGCCGCCCCACTCGAAGGGCGCCCGGAACTGGCAATCCTCGCGGAAGCGGGAGCAGCCCCAGGCGGCCTTGCCGCGCAGCATGGTACCGAGC is a window from the Hymenobacter aquaticus genome containing:
- a CDS encoding DUF2905 domain-containing protein; the protein is MTPQLGKLLVLAGLGLVVLGAVLWLGGGSLLGWFGRLPGDIRVERPGFRFYAPLVSMLVVSVLVSVLLWLWRRLVG